From a single Candidatus Hydrogenedentota bacterium genomic region:
- a CDS encoding four helix bundle protein encodes MGMKSYRDLEVWKQAMDMVVAVYGLTGEFPAQEKYGLASQMQRAAVSVPANIAEGYARLHRGDYVHHLSMARGSLAELETHITLAVRLEYVPREKAVEIWNTTQEVGKMLTGLISSLRRPSKGSLPPSQTLNPRP; translated from the coding sequence ATGGGCATGAAGAGTTACCGGGACTTGGAGGTTTGGAAGCAGGCGATGGATATGGTGGTCGCGGTATACGGGTTGACCGGCGAGTTTCCCGCGCAGGAGAAGTACGGGTTGGCGAGCCAGATGCAGCGTGCGGCGGTGTCTGTGCCCGCGAATATCGCGGAGGGGTATGCGCGTCTCCATCGGGGGGACTATGTGCATCACCTGAGCATGGCGCGCGGCTCTTTGGCCGAACTGGAGACACACATCACCCTCGCCGTCCGTCTCGAATACGTTCCCCGCGAAAAGGCCGTGGAAATATGGAACACCACCCAGGAAGTGGGCAAAATGCTCACAGGACTCATCTCCTCGCTGCGCCGCCCGTCGAAAGGTTCCTTGCCGCCTTCCCAGACCCTAAACCCCAGACCCTAG
- the fbaA gene encoding class II fructose-bisphosphate aldolase, translating to MPAVDHAAYVRMLDRALSGGFAYPAINVLELTSLNAAIEGFEAAGSDGIVQISVAAGMHASGPAKNPVLGAITLAEHARRMAERAGVHVAVHSDHCPTGKVDSFLKPLIAETARRRAAGLPNLFQSHMYDGSDLPMRENLRVAAELMALCRENEIILEVEAGVVGGEEDGISGAPNAKLYTTPEDMLLVHETLERDGGRCLLAATFGNVHGVYKPGHVKLMPGILKEGQDAVAAKYGDTARMWLVFHGGSGTSTEEIHETLGYGVVKMNVHTDTQYALTRAVADHMFTHYAGVLKVDGEVGVKQDYLASTWLDKGRAGMVERVVQACEELKSSGRSMGSRV from the coding sequence ATGCCCGCCGTTGACCATGCCGCCTATGTCCGCATGCTGGACCGCGCCCTGTCCGGGGGCTTCGCGTATCCGGCGATCAATGTGCTGGAGCTGACCAGCCTGAACGCCGCCATTGAGGGCTTCGAGGCGGCGGGCAGCGACGGCATCGTCCAGATTTCCGTGGCGGCGGGCATGCATGCGTCGGGCCCGGCGAAGAACCCCGTGCTGGGGGCCATCACGCTGGCGGAGCACGCGCGCCGGATGGCGGAGCGGGCCGGGGTCCATGTGGCGGTGCATTCCGACCACTGCCCGACCGGGAAGGTGGACAGCTTTCTGAAGCCCCTCATCGCCGAGACGGCGCGGCGGCGCGCGGCGGGGCTGCCGAACCTCTTCCAGAGCCACATGTACGACGGCAGCGACCTGCCCATGCGCGAGAACCTGCGCGTGGCGGCGGAGCTCATGGCCCTGTGCCGCGAAAACGAGATCATCCTGGAGGTGGAGGCGGGCGTCGTCGGCGGCGAGGAGGACGGCATCTCCGGCGCGCCGAACGCGAAGCTCTACACCACGCCCGAGGACATGCTGCTCGTGCATGAGACCCTGGAGCGCGACGGGGGCCGCTGCCTGCTGGCCGCCACCTTCGGCAATGTCCACGGCGTCTACAAACCGGGGCACGTCAAGCTGATGCCCGGCATTCTGAAAGAGGGGCAGGACGCCGTGGCGGCGAAATATGGGGACACCGCGCGCATGTGGCTCGTGTTCCATGGCGGCTCGGGAACGAGCACGGAGGAAATCCACGAGACCCTGGGCTACGGCGTGGTCAAGATGAACGTCCACACCGACACCCAGTACGCCCTGACCCGCGCCGTCGCCGACCACATGTTCACGCACTACGCCGGGGTGCTGAAAGTGGACGGCGAGGTCGGCGTGAAACAGGACTACCTCGCCAGCACCTGGCTTGACAAGGGGAGGGCGGGGATGGTGGAGCGGGTGGTTCAGGCCTGCGAGGAGTTGAAGTCTTCCGGAAGAAGCATGGGGTCTAGGGTCTAG
- the iolB gene encoding 5-deoxy-glucuronate isomerase translates to MKQYTAQNLLMPPSPRPDDPGCILSITPESAGWEYISFQVRKLAAGASWSFETGENELALVNLSGRYTVVSDKGTWSGIGGRTSPFEGAAHALYLPRRTAFTVTAEEAGEFAVTWCPTDEDHAPWLIRPEEVRMSLRGGDNVSRQINDLLPPGSPVHRLVLVEVYTPGGNWSSYPPHKHDAHAADADGALLEADLEEVYYYRINPPEGYAFQRVYTDATCPLHRAGFPIDAVVLATDGCAVLVPEGYHPVVSAPGYTTYYLNVLAGSAQSLMARDDPRYSWVKETYRGGDDRLPLY, encoded by the coding sequence ATGAAGCAATATACCGCCCAAAACCTTCTCATGCCCCCGTCGCCCCGTCCGGACGACCCGGGCTGTATCCTGTCCATCACCCCCGAAAGTGCCGGATGGGAGTACATCTCCTTTCAGGTCCGAAAACTGGCCGCAGGGGCTTCGTGGTCCTTTGAGACCGGGGAGAACGAGCTGGCGCTCGTTAACCTGAGCGGGCGGTACACCGTGGTGTCCGACAAGGGGACGTGGTCGGGCATCGGCGGGCGGACATCGCCTTTTGAGGGGGCGGCGCACGCGCTGTACCTGCCCCGGCGCACGGCGTTCACCGTGACGGCGGAGGAGGCCGGGGAGTTCGCGGTCACCTGGTGCCCCACGGACGAGGACCACGCCCCGTGGCTGATCCGCCCGGAGGAGGTGCGGATGTCCCTGCGCGGCGGCGACAACGTCTCCCGGCAGATCAACGACCTCCTGCCGCCGGGATCGCCGGTGCACCGGCTGGTGCTGGTGGAGGTGTACACGCCGGGGGGAAACTGGAGCAGCTACCCCCCGCACAAGCACGACGCGCACGCGGCGGACGCGGACGGCGCCCTGCTGGAGGCAGACCTCGAGGAGGTCTACTATTACCGGATCAACCCGCCGGAGGGCTACGCGTTCCAGCGGGTTTACACGGACGCCACCTGCCCCCTGCACCGCGCGGGATTCCCCATAGACGCCGTGGTCCTGGCCACGGACGGCTGCGCCGTGCTGGTGCCCGAGGGCTACCACCCCGTGGTCAGCGCGCCGGGCTACACGACCTACTACCTGAACGTGCTGGCGGGCAGCGCGCAGAGCCTCATGGCCCGCGACGACCCCCGCTATTCCTGGGTGAAGGAAACCTACCGCGGCGGCGACGACCGTTTGCCGCTTTATTGA
- the iolC gene encoding 5-dehydro-2-deoxygluconokinase, whose protein sequence is MGRSSIDLYSDDVGAPFPEITKFAAYVGGSPLNISVGGRRLGMDTAVLTALGADPVGDFILRFLEKEGVETAYIPRKPGHRTSAVVLGIEPPDRFPLVYYRDNCADIELTIDDVLAAPVTRCRFFQFAGTNLSKEPSRSATFFAAEQARAAGAEVVFDIDFRPDQWHDPRAFGVMARAILPLVDIVLGTDDEINAAMLQDPAQITLTHSQVSDTKVAGDVDAGIAALLARGPKALVHKRGIHGARVHLRREDGGVDQIDAPGYPVEVYNILGAGDAFAAGFLCGRVRGLDWRQSGRLGAACGAIVVTKHGCANFMPTWDEVMAFVGGRGGL, encoded by the coding sequence ATGGGCCGGTCGTCCATTGACCTGTACAGCGACGATGTGGGGGCGCCGTTTCCGGAGATCACGAAGTTTGCGGCCTATGTCGGCGGGTCGCCGTTGAACATCAGCGTGGGCGGGCGGCGGCTGGGGATGGACACGGCGGTGCTCACGGCGCTGGGCGCGGACCCCGTGGGGGACTTCATCCTCCGCTTCCTGGAGAAGGAGGGGGTGGAGACGGCCTACATCCCCCGCAAGCCGGGGCACCGGACCAGCGCGGTGGTGCTGGGCATCGAGCCGCCCGACCGCTTTCCGCTGGTCTACTACCGCGACAACTGCGCGGACATCGAGCTGACGATTGACGATGTGCTGGCTGCCCCGGTGACGCGATGCAGGTTCTTCCAGTTCGCGGGCACAAACCTCTCGAAGGAGCCCAGCCGCAGCGCGACCTTCTTCGCCGCCGAGCAGGCGCGGGCGGCGGGGGCCGAGGTGGTCTTCGACATTGACTTCCGCCCCGACCAGTGGCACGACCCGCGCGCCTTCGGCGTGATGGCGCGGGCCATCCTCCCGCTGGTGGACATCGTGCTCGGCACGGACGACGAGATCAACGCGGCGATGCTCCAGGACCCCGCGCAGATCACCCTCACCCACTCGCAGGTGTCGGACACCAAGGTGGCGGGCGATGTGGACGCGGGGATCGCGGCGCTGCTGGCGCGCGGGCCGAAGGCGCTGGTGCACAAGCGCGGGATACACGGCGCCCGGGTCCACCTGCGGCGGGAGGACGGCGGCGTGGACCAGATTGACGCGCCGGGCTACCCCGTCGAGGTGTACAACATCCTCGGCGCGGGCGACGCCTTCGCGGCGGGGTTCCTCTGCGGACGGGTCCGCGGGCTGGACTGGCGGCAGTCCGGACGCCTCGGCGCGGCCTGCGGCGCCATCGTCGTGACCAAGCACGGCTGCGCCAATTTCATGCCCACCTGGGACGAGGTGATGGCCTTCGTCGGCGGGCGCGGCGGGCTGTAA